A part of Thermotoga petrophila RKU-1 genomic DNA contains:
- the secA gene encoding preprotein translocase subunit SecA, with the protein MILFDKNKRILKKYAKMVSKINQIESDLRSKKNSELIRLSMVLKEKVNSFEDADEHLFEAFALVREAARRTLGMRPFDVQVMGGIALHEGKVAEMKTGEGKTLAATMPIYLNALIGKGVHLVTVNDYLARRDALWMGPVYLFLGLRVGVINSLGKSYEVVWKNPDLARKAIEENWSVWPDGFNGEVLKEESMNKEAVEAFQVELKEITRKEAYLCDVTYGTNNEFGFDYLRDNLVLDYNDKVQRGHFYAIVDEADSVLIDEARTPLIISGPSKESPSVYRRFAQIAKKFVKDKDFTVDEKARTIILTEEGVAKAEKIIGVENLYDPGNVSLLYHLINALKALHLFKKDVDYVVMNGEVIIVDEFTGRLLPGRRYSGGLHQAIEAKEGVPIKEESITYATITFQNYFRMYEKLAGMTGTAKTEESEFVQVYGMEVVVIPTHKPMIRKDHDDLVFRTQKEKYEKIVEEIEKRYKKGQPVLVGTTSIEKSELLSSMLKKKGIPHQVLNAKYHEKEAEIVAKAGQKGMVTIATNMAGRGTDIKLGPGVAELGGLCIIGTERHESRRIDNQLRGRAGRQGDPGESIFFLSLEDDLLRIFGSEQIGKVMNILKIEEGQPIQHPMLSKLIENIQKKVEGINFSIRKTLMEMDDVLDKQRRAVYSLRDQILLEKDYDEYLKDIFEDVVSTRVEEFCSGKNWDIESLKNSLSFFPAGLFDLDEKQFSSSEELHDYLFNRLWEEYQRKKQEIGEDYRKVIRFLMLRIIDDHWRRYLEEVEHVKEAVQLRSYGQKDPIVEFKKETYYMFDEMMRRINDTIANYVLRVVKVSEKDEKEAKEELGKIRLVHEEFNLVNRAMRRATEKKKKKDGLHSFGRIRVKR; encoded by the coding sequence ATGATACTCTTCGATAAGAACAAGCGCATTTTGAAAAAATACGCGAAGATGGTCTCAAAAATAAACCAAATAGAGTCCGATCTACGCTCGAAGAAAAACAGCGAGCTGATAAGACTTTCCATGGTGCTGAAGGAAAAAGTGAATTCCTTTGAGGACGCCGATGAACACCTTTTTGAAGCGTTCGCCCTGGTTAGAGAAGCAGCACGAAGAACGCTCGGAATGAGGCCTTTCGATGTCCAGGTGATGGGTGGTATAGCGCTCCATGAAGGAAAAGTGGCCGAGATGAAGACCGGTGAAGGAAAAACCCTCGCCGCCACCATGCCGATTTATCTGAACGCTCTCATCGGAAAGGGTGTTCATCTGGTCACGGTCAACGACTATCTGGCCAGAAGAGATGCGCTCTGGATGGGACCCGTGTATCTCTTTCTCGGTTTGAGAGTGGGTGTGATAAATTCTCTGGGAAAGTCGTACGAGGTGGTGTGGAAAAACCCTGATCTCGCCAGAAAAGCAATAGAGGAAAACTGGAGTGTCTGGCCTGATGGGTTCAACGGAGAAGTTTTGAAAGAGGAATCTATGAACAAAGAAGCCGTTGAGGCTTTCCAGGTGGAACTCAAAGAGATAACCAGGAAGGAAGCCTATCTGTGTGACGTTACCTACGGCACGAACAACGAATTCGGCTTCGATTACCTGAGGGATAACCTCGTTCTCGATTACAACGATAAGGTGCAGAGAGGCCACTTCTACGCCATTGTGGACGAAGCCGACAGCGTACTCATAGACGAAGCAAGGACCCCACTGATCATCTCCGGTCCCTCCAAAGAGAGTCCTTCTGTGTACAGGAGATTCGCTCAGATCGCTAAGAAGTTTGTTAAAGATAAGGACTTCACGGTAGATGAAAAAGCGAGGACCATCATTCTCACCGAAGAGGGTGTGGCGAAAGCGGAGAAGATCATCGGTGTCGAAAACCTTTACGATCCGGGAAACGTGTCTCTTCTCTACCATCTTATAAATGCCTTGAAAGCGCTGCACCTGTTCAAGAAGGATGTCGATTACGTCGTCATGAACGGTGAAGTTATTATCGTTGACGAGTTCACGGGAAGACTGCTGCCTGGCAGACGCTACAGTGGAGGGCTCCACCAGGCTATCGAAGCCAAAGAAGGAGTACCCATAAAGGAAGAATCCATCACCTACGCGACGATTACCTTTCAGAATTACTTCAGAATGTACGAAAAGCTCGCCGGTATGACGGGAACAGCCAAAACAGAGGAAAGCGAATTCGTACAGGTTTACGGTATGGAAGTGGTGGTTATTCCCACTCACAAGCCCATGATAAGAAAGGACCACGATGATCTGGTCTTCAGGACTCAGAAAGAAAAGTACGAAAAGATCGTGGAAGAAATCGAAAAGCGCTATAAAAAAGGTCAGCCAGTTCTTGTCGGAACAACCTCCATCGAAAAGAGCGAACTTCTCAGTTCCATGCTGAAAAAGAAAGGTATCCCCCATCAAGTTTTGAACGCGAAATACCATGAAAAAGAAGCTGAGATCGTCGCCAAAGCCGGGCAAAAAGGCATGGTGACGATCGCCACCAACATGGCTGGGAGAGGAACAGATATAAAACTCGGACCAGGAGTGGCGGAACTTGGAGGACTGTGCATCATAGGAACGGAAAGACACGAGAGCAGAAGAATCGATAATCAGCTGAGAGGACGTGCCGGTAGGCAAGGAGATCCGGGAGAGTCCATCTTCTTCCTCTCTCTCGAAGACGATCTTCTGAGAATCTTCGGTAGTGAACAGATTGGAAAAGTGATGAACATACTCAAAATAGAGGAAGGACAGCCTATACAGCATCCGATGCTTTCAAAGCTCATCGAAAACATTCAGAAGAAGGTTGAGGGTATCAACTTCTCGATAAGAAAAACCTTGATGGAAATGGATGATGTCCTCGACAAACAAAGAAGAGCAGTGTACTCGCTTCGCGATCAGATCCTTCTCGAAAAAGACTACGACGAATATCTGAAGGATATCTTCGAAGATGTTGTCAGCACAAGGGTTGAGGAGTTCTGTTCCGGGAAAAATTGGGATATCGAAAGCCTCAAGAATTCTCTTTCTTTCTTCCCGGCTGGTTTGTTCGACCTGGACGAAAAGCAATTCAGTTCTTCTGAAGAACTTCACGATTACCTGTTCAACAGACTTTGGGAGGAATATCAGAGAAAGAAGCAGGAAATAGGCGAGGATTACAGGAAAGTGATCAGATTCCTGATGCTCAGAATAATAGACGATCACTGGAGAAGATACCTGGAAGAGGTAGAGCACGTTAAGGAAGCCGTTCAGCTGAGGTCTTACGGTCAGAAAGATCCTATCGTTGAATTCAAAAAGGAAACGTACTACATGTTCGATGAAATGATGAGGAGAATAAACGATACGATAGCCAACTACGTCCTCAGAGTTGTTAAAGTCTCGGAAAAGGATGAAAAAGAGGCCAAAGAAGAACTTGGTAAAATAAGACTCGTGCATGAAGAATTCAATCTTGTGAACAGAGCGATGAGAAGAGCCACAGAAAAGAAAAAGAAAAAAGATGGACTGCACAGCTTTGGTAGAATAAGAGTGAAGAGGTGA
- a CDS encoding TlyA family rRNA (cytidine-2'-O)-methyltransferase produces the protein MADKKRLDQLVLERGLVESREKAKVLILAGKVLVNGERVTKASKLVPEDANVELLEEPKYVSRGGYKLESAFESFKIDVSGKVACDIGASTGGFTDFLLQRGAKKVYAVDVGYGQLHWKLRNDPRVVVMEKVNARYLNPDDLGEKVDVVTCDVSFISLKKIIPAISRILKNIGDAVLLVKPQFEAPRKFVKKGIVKDPGVHLEVLEEIRKSLIENGFVVKGCCFSKIKGTEGNIEYFFWVKKEGENAEIDLRKIVEEAWRFFGERER, from the coding sequence ATGGCTGATAAGAAGAGATTAGACCAGCTTGTTCTGGAAAGAGGACTCGTGGAGAGCAGGGAAAAAGCGAAGGTGTTGATACTGGCGGGGAAGGTTCTCGTGAACGGAGAAAGGGTTACAAAGGCCAGTAAACTCGTTCCAGAAGATGCCAATGTCGAACTCCTGGAGGAGCCAAAGTATGTGAGCAGAGGAGGGTACAAACTCGAGTCTGCCTTCGAGAGCTTCAAAATAGACGTTTCAGGGAAAGTCGCGTGCGACATAGGAGCGTCCACGGGGGGATTCACGGATTTTCTTCTCCAGCGTGGAGCGAAGAAAGTGTACGCTGTGGATGTGGGGTACGGCCAGCTTCATTGGAAATTGAGAAACGATCCTCGGGTTGTTGTGATGGAAAAGGTGAACGCTCGTTATTTAAATCCTGATGATCTGGGAGAGAAAGTGGATGTTGTAACCTGCGATGTGTCTTTCATCTCTTTGAAAAAGATCATCCCTGCCATTTCCAGGATACTGAAGAACATCGGTGATGCTGTTTTGCTCGTGAAGCCTCAGTTTGAAGCTCCAAGAAAATTCGTAAAAAAGGGTATCGTAAAGGATCCAGGTGTTCACCTTGAAGTGCTGGAGGAAATACGAAAGAGCCTGATCGAGAACGGTTTTGTTGTGAAAGGATGCTGTTTTTCAAAAATCAAAGGAACGGAAGGGAACATAGAGTACTTTTTCTGGGTCAAAAAGGAAGGAGAGAACGCTGAAATAGACCTGAGAAAAATCGTGGAAGAAGCCTGGAGGTTTTTTGGGGAGAGGGAAAGATGA
- a CDS encoding PQQ-binding-like beta-propeller repeat protein, which yields MILAFNYRIEENGVLYFLGDATPTSYEMEIIEEWKRLPVVTLVYDGPSEYEGAVRDFLSEEGVLTGSGTPLIVKIRTKENYVAFQLIFEEKSVDNFENLSTKDTFPEHFRKAIREIFPDSQLPDEFFLIVYRDGKFERSLQPTSTFPGRKAPVVIIPQWKEKHTLEIGSYRKVVDEGFYQIGGKMIYAGRDIFIEDVPGLYRNIDMVFLDGEKEYIYREGFLMMGEKTLKVEEPVDVVDGIVITSHRMGSKEIDDTILFRWDNFVLTASGSLVDIRGKWSWKVSNTPVEFSFQGDVFYVLDVCGFLRSYNLKTRRLLWEKKFEGAWGLDSSKDRVFLGAGDEVLVLNAQDGETIERMVADDFAVWKGELLVYKDGKVDGEDMEGFFIRNFGMPLFVSGKRVVIFGTEKKEFEEVEKVRLFEWGTVIKVGNEVWLIRRD from the coding sequence TTGATTCTTGCTTTCAATTACAGGATTGAGGAAAACGGAGTGCTTTACTTCCTCGGTGATGCGACGCCAACGTCGTATGAGATGGAGATCATCGAGGAATGGAAACGCCTTCCTGTGGTGACCCTTGTTTACGATGGCCCCTCTGAGTACGAAGGCGCTGTGAGAGATTTTCTTTCCGAAGAAGGAGTACTGACTGGTTCGGGAACACCCCTCATTGTCAAGATTCGAACTAAGGAAAATTACGTTGCCTTTCAGTTGATATTCGAAGAAAAGTCCGTGGATAACTTTGAAAATCTCTCAACAAAAGACACCTTCCCGGAACACTTCAGAAAAGCTATTAGGGAAATCTTTCCAGACTCTCAGCTTCCCGATGAGTTTTTCCTTATCGTTTACAGAGATGGAAAGTTTGAAAGGAGCCTTCAACCGACTTCGACTTTTCCGGGAAGAAAAGCTCCCGTGGTGATAATTCCTCAGTGGAAAGAGAAACATACTCTGGAAATAGGAAGTTACAGAAAGGTGGTTGACGAAGGGTTTTACCAGATCGGTGGGAAGATGATATACGCAGGAAGGGATATTTTCATAGAAGACGTCCCGGGGCTCTACAGAAACATCGATATGGTCTTTTTGGACGGAGAAAAAGAATACATCTATCGCGAAGGATTTCTTATGATGGGAGAAAAAACTCTAAAGGTCGAAGAGCCTGTTGATGTGGTTGATGGAATAGTGATTACCAGTCACAGGATGGGAAGTAAAGAGATCGATGATACAATTCTGTTCAGGTGGGACAATTTTGTTTTAACGGCATCGGGGTCCCTTGTGGATATAAGAGGAAAATGGTCGTGGAAAGTTTCAAATACACCGGTAGAGTTTTCCTTTCAGGGTGATGTTTTCTACGTACTCGATGTGTGCGGTTTCTTGAGAAGTTACAATCTCAAAACAAGACGGCTTCTCTGGGAGAAGAAATTCGAAGGAGCCTGGGGACTGGATTCTTCTAAGGATCGGGTTTTCCTGGGTGCTGGAGACGAAGTACTCGTTTTGAACGCGCAGGACGGAGAAACGATCGAAAGAATGGTAGCAGATGATTTCGCGGTATGGAAAGGGGAATTGCTCGTTTACAAAGATGGAAAGGTAGATGGGGAGGATATGGAAGGGTTCTTCATCAGAAACTTTGGGATGCCTCTCTTTGTTTCGGGAAAGCGAGTTGTGATATTTGGTACGGAAAAAAAGGAGTTCGAAGAAGTTGAGAAAGTACGTCTTTTTGAGTGGGGAACTGTGATAAAGGTGGGAAATGAAGTATGGCTGATAAGAAGAGATTAG